The genomic stretch TCAGCACTGCTGAGTGTCTCAGTGGCAGCGGGTGGGAGGGCTCTGGCCTGCGTTCGGTGCTCCTGGGTGCACGTGGATTATATGCTCAAATTCTACGAAACTCAGTGCCCCTCCTGCCGTTGTTTGTAAAGATCGatccttgttttcttctcttcactGCAGCCTCGGGCCCCTCTGGGTGCAGGTGGGGTTCTGGGCGCCAGAGCGGGGAGCCACGTGGCCTTGGTCCTCCGAGACTGACGGGGCATAACACTTCTCACCATCGTGGTGAGCAGATGCTGGGGTTACTCGCGGAGCCAGAATCACAGTGACCTCGGGCAGCGTTTACACCCCGAGTGTCTCGTCTGCGTGCTTGTCTGCAGAGGAGTCTGGAAGGGGAGGAGCGGGGCCCCACCGCTGACCGTGTTTGTCCTCTGTTACCGTGTTCCAATCCCGTGACCCTTTGGCCTCCAGAGATGGGGGACCTTCGAGATGTGATCTTGCTGTTTTGCACCCTGAGTGTGTCAGCTGGGGTGGGATCCCGCAGCCCCATCAGATCAGATTGGGGTCTGTGTGTGGGTCCAGCTGCTGCCTGTAACGTTGGGCTTCTGCCGGGCTGTGCATGGCGGTTCCGGTTCTGGTTCTGGCTGCTGTGGGTGAGCATCTCCAGCTTCCTCAGCTCAGACAACACTCTGTGCCTCCCAGCTGAGTACCTGCACCAAGAGAGGCTGGCGCCCCGAGGAAAGAGGAGCAGTGCGTCGCTCTTCCCTTTATTTAGCAGCTTGGAAGTCATGAGCTGATTCCTTCCAGTAAGGAAATCAGTGGGTTTAGAGCGTCTCTGTGGGGCCGCGGGCTCAAGCACACTGTGTGTCCGTGCCCCGTGGTTACGGTGCCGCCGTCCCTCCAGTTCCCACGTGGAGCAGCGCTTGTAGTCGGAGGTTGCCTTTCCCTCCGTCGCAACGTGGCTCAGCCTCATCTGTCACGTTTCCTGCTCGGGACCCCGCACCAGCTGTTAGTTCAGAGCCCGGCCCCAGAGTGAAGCGGTCGTGGGGACAGCGTGGCTCCTGGCCCCTGGGTCAGCTGCTGCTTCTGGTCTTTTCCCGCAGATAGAGTAGGAGAgcgtgtgtgcgcatgtgtgtccGTGCGCAGGTGTgagagggagggtggggcagggccaggaGAGAACAGGTGACGCTGCACGCGAGGCGGGATGTTAACAGGGTGAATCCAGGTAGAGACAAAGGAGAATTGTTTGTACTGTTGTAATTCTTGCcgcttttctgtaagtttgaaattatatccaaatgaaaagttaaaggtgtgtgtacatgtatttcATTACTTGTGTATTTTGAAGATCTGCACTGATAGTATTTAAATGAAGCGGCACAGAACGTGCCTTTGCTGGCAGTGTGTGCGTGTACGTGGGGGGCGGTCTACGTTGATGTAAATTCCACGAGCGCGTCCAGTGTGTGTGCTTGTCTGTACGAGCttctcctctctgtctttttcCAGGTGAATGAGAACTTTGCCATCGACCTGATAGCAGAGCAGCCTGTGAGCCAAGTTGAGAGTCGAGTGATATCGTGTGACGGTGGGGGAGGCGCCCTGGGCCACCCCAAAGTGTACATAAACCTGGTAACGTGCCATCCGTCCCCGGACCCCCGTCCGTCTGTCCTGTCCTCACCCCACTGGCCTCACCCTCTCCCACTCGGCCTTGCCCACAGGCCATACGACAGGGCCCGAACAAAGGGCGTGTCCAGGGCAGCTTTGACTGTGACGTGTGTGCAACGGCCTTAGTGTCACCAGCGCTGCTTTCCCTCAAACTTGTAGGCGTCTGTTTTCCCAGGGAGCCATCGTGTCGGTGCTTGTGTGATCGGTTACCTTGTTGATAACTGCACGCACAGAGCCTTTGAGAAGGAGAGCAGTACACTGGGTGTTAGAGCAGAGGAGGAAGCCTCGGGATAAAGGGAGAAAGCTCAGGTGCACATCCGCCCCTGCTGCCGTGTCCGGGCTGGACCCCGGCCCCGAGGGGGGGGCCTCTGCTCTGCGCCCCACCCTGCAGTCCTTCCAGGCCCCTGCCCGAGGGCCGGGAGGGGGACGGGGACCGAGCGTGTGTTCCAGGGCAGGGAGCCTGCAACCCCAGCGAGTCTGGGTGGAGCGGGCTGGACCCAGGGCCTCCGGCACAGCCACGTCCAGCGTCGGGCAGTGACCCCGGAGCTCCGTGGGCGCCCCTGGTTGGCTGTGTGTTTCCAGTGTCTGCTTTCAGTGGCTGAGGTCTACCTGTCTGTAGATTGATGTAGAATACGGAAATAGGAGATCTTTCCCTTTGAATTTTCcaggacaaagaaacaaagacGGGGACGTGCGGCTACTGTGGCCTGCAGTTCCGGCAGCCCTGCCACTAGGGCCGCGAGGGCAGCTCGGTGACACGGACTCGTCTCTAGTGCCGAATAAAGGGTGTTGTTCTCCAGGATGCCGCGCACAGCTGTTTCTCTCACACAGGTTCACTTAGGACTGTGGCTTAAGGTGGCGTCCCCTCCCGGGCCCCCGCCACATGCTCCTTCCCCCCGCGGGACCGCAGCGGGGGCTGGAAGAAAccgggggccggggggaggggtgACGTGGCTGCTCAGGGGCCTCGGGCTCCGGCCCGGCTCCGCCCCCGTCACTCATCCGCTGTCGCTCTTTCTGTCCATCTGATCCTCAGGCTCCGGCCAGTGTCTTAAATCCCAAGAAATTAAGTACCTGTTTGAAGGTGTTAACAGTCACATGTGGTCCAAATCAAGTacaatttgtatatttaaaacagTAGTGATTACGATGtattataacagaaaaataaaaattaatattatgcgGGAAGAGAATGGAGGCTTGGTGGGGTGATGGGAATTCCAGGAGGAAAAAGCGATGCACGGGGGGCCGGGGAAGCGGCACCTACACCAGAGAAGATTCCTGAGCTGAGGGAGAACCCACAGATCACAGGGCGCACCAGTGCTCAGCAAAACTGGTGAGAAAAGACACAACTGGGTGCATTCGGATTATAAAAGCTAAGTTGATGAAACTCTAAACTTTATAGAGTCTAGAGAGAACAAGACCGTGTAAGCTTCCGGATGAAAGGAGAGATGACCATAGTGGCAGAGTTACCGGAAGGGCGTCCGGCATCCACCTTCAACCCTGGAAGCTGGAGGTGGTAAGTGGCGCTAACAGTCAGGAATCCTGAGCACGACCAACGTGAAATACACTGGCAGAGGAGCACTGGATGTGGAGAATTCGGGGAGCCGCTCCTGGGCCCCAGCCAGCCCacggggcgggggaggcgggggccCCTCAGGTTGAGCCAGCTCATGGAGTGGGTGCGGCCCCGAGTGCAGGGTGCCCACCGAGGCTCTTGTGGAGCCGGAGCTGCAGGCCCAAGACCTCAGGTAGTGGACTTAGGGGCTGGCTGTGCAAAGCAGGTCTgtgaggtgggggcagggtgggaggaaaAGGAGGTCGGGGGTCCTGGGGGTCCCgcaggtggggagggtggggatggaagGAGTCTCCAGGTCTCCGCTGCTTTCTGGAAGTGTCACATCTACTCACGAGGAGCGTGGGTGCAGCGTGCCAGAGGCGTGTTGAAGTCTCACACCCACCGGGGGTCTGTGTGCCTCCCAGTGCCCTCTGGCTTGGCGCTCTGTTTAAGGAGCTGCATTTGAGGCTCTGCTGTTAGTTTCTGTGGCTCGCCTGTTCACTGTTTCTATCTCTAACAAGACATCTGCCTTTGCGTCTGCTCTGCCTGTGCCTCATTGGGCCACACCTACTTCATTTGCTTAGTATTTGCACGTTAATTTTCTTAGTCCTTTCTTCTTCACCATTAATGtgtctttatgtttttattgtatCTCCAAATATTATGTCTCCAATATACTCTCCAATATACAATATATTGGTGCTTGGTATATTGTATACCAAATATACTTAGATTTCTTACCCAGTTTAAAGTCCTTCATCTCCTAATTGGACATTTTAGTCCATTTCTACTTAGTTTAACAGCTGACGTCTTTAGGTTTAAATCCACCGTCTCATTCTGTCCCATTTGTCCCAGCTCTCCCatgcttctctttctcctttacgtgaaaggatttattttttcattctcttttcctgtaaaatggtacaagttgatttttcttcaaatgaaaaaagtcagatgaaaactggggaaaataatGGCAGatcataagattaaaaaaattcctaataAACCAAAATACAGGTCAGTATGAAAGACACCCAATTTTgagggaaaatgggaaaaggcATAACAGACACTCTGTAAAAGAAATACAGAGGGCCAGTGCACATGCGTGTAAAGATAGACCCCGGATACCTGATACACGGCCAGACCCGGGGGCTTGGCTGCATGTGCCCAGGGGAGCTGAGTTGTGCACCAGAATGTGAAGATCCTAAGGCAGggctccccaacccctgggccacagaccggtaccggtccatggccttttaggaaccgggccacacagcaggaggtgagcagcaggcaagtgaagcttcatctgtatttacagccgctccccgttgctcgcattaccgcctgaggtCCACCTCCTGTGAGATCGACGGCATTAGATTCTCgtaggagcgcgaaccctactgtgaactgtgcacgCAAGGGATCTGGGTTGCTCGCTCCTTGTGAGAATCTAAttcctgatgatctgaggtggagctaaGGTGGTGATgatagcgctggggagcggctgcaaatacagattatcattagcagagaggtttgcacagagaccataataaatcaattgcttgcagactcatcaaaaccctatcagtgagtggcaaatgaaaaatctcagggctcccactgattctgcattatggtgagttgtataattatttcattgtatattacAATgtagtaataatagaaataaagtgcacaataaatgtaatgcgcttgaatcatctcaaaaccatccccccccccaagTCTGTGGacaaattgtcttccatgaaaccggtccctggtgccaaaaagttggggaccgctgtccTAAGGTGTCGATGCCAAGTGTGGAAAAGGTACATGCAAGGGTGTTCATTTTACACTCGGCAAATTACACAAAAATATGGGCCTGGTGAGTGAGgttcttttctttatatgtagATAGTATGAAGCCATTAGAAATGATACGgatcatagcagcactatgcacaatagccaagacttggaagcaacgtaagtgtccattgacagacaaatagataaagaagttgtggtacatatatacagtggaatactactcagccataaaaaagaatgaaataatgccatttgcagcaacatggatggacctagagattttcatgctatgtcagaaagagaaagacatatgaTTTtactcatatatggaatctaaaatatgacacaaatgaacttatttacaaaacaaatagactcacagatgtagaaaacaaacttacagttaccaaagggaggggataaattaggagtacgggattaaaatatacacactactatatataaagtaaacaacaaggacctactgtatagcacagggaactatactcactatcctgtaataaattataatgggaaagaatatgaaaaaatacgcataactgaatcattttgctgtacacctgaaactaacacaatattgtaaaccagCTATGcttcaattataaaaaagaaaaaaggtcctTTTAGTTCTGTCCCCTACAATACAACAACATTAGAGAGAGTTCACAGTGGTGTCTGAGGACATTTCTCCAGTCCTGGAATAACagtctcttttcctcctcctcccatatCTCAGCTTACTATTTCTGCTCCTTTTGCTAACACTTTGTGCACTAAGTTTATGAGACAGAATCTGAATGGACTGAGGAGCCGTCGGCAGGTGGAGAACTTGGCTGGATCTTTTCAGTGCTGGTCACAGAGTGGCTGCCATCACGGCAAACTTGCCACACACGTGTGCTCAAGGGAGCCCTCCAGCTGCCGTCACACAATCGGGTTTAGAACGATTCCCTCAGAAAGTGTTCACCATCACTGAAGTAATAAAACACTTACATCGTAAAATATACGGATCCGTATTTATTGCTGTGGAATATTGGCCGGCTCTGAAGTAGGTAGACCTCATTTGAAGGAGCTCCTCTAACACCAGCAGGCCATTTGGAATGAGATTTGGGTGACCTCTACTATCCTTTGTgtactttgaaatttttataataaacaggTCTTAAGATCCTAAATATTCTGTTTCCATGAAAAAATTTTCATGGGGACAAATAACCAACATAATGGGCTGGGGATTTCAGAGAAGAAATGCACGTGCAGCTTCAGCTTCCCGGTTCTCACTAAACCTGGTGCAGCTGTGGTCATGCGTGACGTCCCAGTTTCACCATCTTGACCTGCGTCATCAGACCCCATCCTCAAAATCCGTATGTCCTGACCCAGCCTCCAAAATGAGTGCCGAGGGGCAGCTGCTCCCACAGCCAGTGACCTGCGCCTGCGGGCGAACCCCGGAGCCCcacctgggcagggcaggggtcctGGTGACATCATCCCGAGGGGCGAGCCCGGCCCCTCCCTCCCGTGACGTGCAGGGCCGGTCCGGGCTGAAACCACAGTCAATTCTCAGCACAGCCCAGAGGGAAAATGCAAGGCCTGATTCTGGGGGAACCCCTTAGCCATGCCCTCCTTCcgaaaaaggagaaaaagcaggaCCCTCCGACACCTACTACACAGGTGGGGTGGGTCCGGAGGCGCTGCCCCGGTTTGGGGGGCAGATGGGAGGCCGCAGGTGGGGAGTGCCGCCAGAAGGGACTGCAGTCTTGCAGGTGGGTGGGCATGGCCGTGGTCTGCAGGAAGGAGGCGGAGGTGTCACCTTCCCAGCAGACCTGAGGAGGGAGCCCGAGTGTTCGGGGAGGGGGTACCCAGTGAAAGGGAGCAGGAACCTATGGGGCCTCCCCAGGACAGACCTCCCCACCATGTCCTCCTCCTGCCTCGtgcagaaaaactttagtcaaggAAGAaacttaatcagagaagtgagaaagtgCAGAAGCAAAGAGAAACCGTCAACCGGGACAAAACAATAGTAGTTCTGTCAGTAAggaaagtcaaggacctttagttcctcctcaagggctagagagaatattctgagccgtatcctgtgagctgtcttataggtactgaaaccccaccaggtggacGAAGTTAGCTACATGATGGTCAGCCTGTAGccgtgacataagctgccacaattatGAAAACTGgtctcaaggaaatgggaacaaactgaccctgggaCTGAAGACTAAATGTACTTAAAACAGTGAAGaggacgctggtcagaccaccgatgaccaatttcaagatgactgtcagagctgactgtgttgtttctgcatgtagcccctgccctccatctataaaagctcttgccccctggtTGTCAGTGGGGAGGTGGCCTTTGGACACGAGTCCACCCTCTCCCCTGGTTGCTGGCCTCAGAAATAAAGCGAACTTTCCTTTCCTCAAACCTGCCTCTCGAGTACTGGCTTTCGAGCGCCGGCAGCTGGACCCGACTTTTGGTAACACCAGCAGGACTATTTTCCCAGACGGCGCTCCGTCCCCGGCTCTGAGCGGCCACCGCACTCCTCAGGGAGAGCCGTCCTCCGTGAGCCAGGACCGACGTCAGGGGATGCTGCCTTTTGCGCTGCTTTTATGCCCCTAGTCTCTTTGCCCCTGGCTCCCTGTGGGTCACCCGGCAAGTGTTTGGGCTCCGTTGCCGCCGACGGCCAGCTTTCGAGCGCGTCTCTTGGTCACTCAGCTCTTCCCGTGGTCACTCCGGGTGGCGTTGTGCGTGTGTTGTGAGTGAGCTGCCGTCCCCGAGCTCTCCGGGCCCCTGGCGGGGCGTGTGCCCCGCGGCCGGGCAGGAGGGAGTCGGGCCCCGGCCGGGTCTGTGCTGGCGTGTGGGCTGCGTCGTCTTGCTGTTCATCTGTGTCGGGCCCCGGAGGCGAAGAGGCCGCCCAGGACTCCGCGCCGTCCCTCCTGGGGCTGAGCGCCCGGGCCCCCCTCCCCTCGCAGAGTCGCCTGGCCCTCGTTTGTGCGGCGCATCCAGGGTCCCCAGCTGCACCGAGCAGGAGGCCAGGGAAGTACGGCCACCCCACCGTCCCGGAAGCGGAGGACCACACCGCTCCCTCGTACAGGAGGGACACACAGAGTGAGGACGGGCGACGCCTGGGCCTTTGGAAACGACCGCTTGGCTGTGGGTCGGGCAGGGAAGAGGCGGGATTGGATGACCCGGAACAGAGAGGCGGACAAAGGGATGGGGTGTGAGCGGCAGCCCCAGAGCGGCCGCAGGGCCGGGAGCGGGTGGCGGGCTGTGCGGAGCGCTCAGCATCAACGTACAAGCACGGCCCGCCTGGCGCTCGGCCCTCGAGGGGGAGGCACGAAGGCTGCACGAGGGCCCCGCGGGGgtccctccccccaggcctggGCGAGGGCCAACTCGCAGGCTTGGAGCCCAGCGCTGAGGGGGGGCAGGTGGCAGGGGTGTGACGGCCGCGCGCTCACCTGCGTGGCGGGACTGTCCCCGCTGGCCGAGGCCGTGCAGGGCATGCTGACCGGGTGGTTGACGGAGGGCAGGGCTGCGGGGCAGGCGCTGGGTCCCTGAGCAGCTCCCCCCGCGA from Balaenoptera musculus isolate JJ_BM4_2016_0621 chromosome 3, mBalMus1.pri.v3, whole genome shotgun sequence encodes the following:
- the NDUFS6 gene encoding NADH dehydrogenase [ubiquinone] iron-sulfur protein 6, mitochondrial, encoding MAAAVTFLKLLGRGGAAARRLPGAARCFGVRTSPTGEKVTHTGQVYGNKDYRKVRFVGRQKEVNENFAIDLIAEQPVSQVESRVISCDGGGGALGHPKVYINLDKETKTGTCGYCGLQFRQPCH